The following proteins are encoded in a genomic region of Rhizobium sp. NLR16a:
- a CDS encoding redoxin family protein gives MTSSLNSGSPAPSIKVQHWVRGDPLSNFKLGKIYIPVFVSITCSGCGPALVRLAQLQEQYRYIGIEVIGIVANKRTATVDEALAEVDAWVTKWLPNANIRIAFDYSGEMDEDWLKASLSFAVPRAFVVDQDGSIAFIGHPDSLEDVLPKVTDGSWRASAEAKNAEKERIAEGEIDATENALRRRIRAATDIEDWKSALSVIEEGINLFPDRISLRQSQVSMLIGEMRDMEAGWIALAQFARDAIERNSEDWRFAAMEELFGPHYDYSELPFAERLSLGKELSERCLILCAQQDALSRAESYETIAQHYNESGDYGLAVGLIELALNLVDGGPLPDEDKQEWLAHLLRVLTEYKGEAAFYGGICMPPPK, from the coding sequence ATGACTTCTAGTTTAAATAGCGGCTCTCCAGCCCCGTCTATCAAAGTGCAGCACTGGGTGCGCGGCGATCCGCTTTCCAACTTCAAGCTGGGCAAAATATACATCCCTGTGTTCGTTTCGATTACCTGCAGTGGTTGCGGGCCGGCGCTGGTCCGCCTGGCTCAGTTGCAAGAGCAATACCGGTACATCGGAATTGAGGTCATCGGCATTGTAGCAAATAAGCGGACTGCAACGGTTGACGAGGCCCTAGCTGAGGTGGACGCATGGGTGACCAAATGGCTCCCGAATGCGAACATACGGATCGCGTTCGACTACTCAGGCGAAATGGATGAGGATTGGCTCAAAGCCAGTCTATCTTTCGCCGTTCCACGGGCGTTCGTTGTCGACCAAGACGGCAGCATCGCGTTTATCGGCCACCCGGACTCGCTCGAGGACGTTTTGCCAAAAGTGACTGACGGAAGCTGGCGCGCCAGCGCGGAAGCAAAAAATGCCGAAAAGGAGCGGATTGCTGAAGGCGAGATCGATGCAACGGAGAACGCGTTGCGTCGTCGAATTCGGGCGGCGACAGACATTGAGGATTGGAAGTCGGCGCTCTCGGTAATTGAAGAGGGCATCAACCTTTTCCCGGACAGGATCTCTTTGCGCCAGTCGCAAGTCTCGATGTTGATCGGAGAAATGCGCGACATGGAGGCGGGCTGGATAGCATTAGCGCAATTCGCTCGCGATGCAATTGAACGAAACTCTGAAGATTGGCGTTTCGCGGCGATGGAAGAACTCTTCGGTCCACACTATGATTACTCGGAGCTTCCATTTGCAGAACGCTTGTCGCTGGGCAAGGAGCTCTCCGAACGTTGCCTGATACTGTGTGCACAGCAAGATGCCCTCTCACGGGCTGAGTCTTACGAAACGATTGCTCAACACTACAATGAGAGCGGCGATTACGGCCTGGCGGTGGGGTTGATCGAGCTTGCTTTGAATTTGGTAGACGGAGGGCCACTTCCAGACGAAGATAAGCAGGAATGGCTGGCGCATTTGCTGCGAGTCCTGACGGAATACAAGGGCGAGGCGGCTTTTTACGGGGGAATATGCATGCCTCCGCCGAAGTAG